A single genomic interval of Christensenellaceae bacterium 44-20 harbors:
- a CDS encoding HlyD family efflux transporter periplasmic adaptor subunit produces the protein MKKKLSKKMVAAISISVAAVIIAGIGAAIAISAGNARVDVVPVYQIMNSWMGESETTNGMVQSYMAQTIPHSKTNTITKIYVKDGDQVEIGDPLLEYDVTMLDLQQRLKKLEVQRMGLELTQLKEELAALRGLKPGSARLAGDFAPADGLMLLAVAPGSAINTGELDENALYYNQTPPAGTEVDPYLFLCAKGTKIQQGFLAEMLRLAAEKGDSVFARVEYRQGDTQTGELLYAYRMAFHANGEFEFDLDLPEVQPPAPSASEEPEPSAEPSPSEEPEPSLEPEPSFEPEPSIEPDPGYTADEIKQMIAEKEAEVREKELAIKKAELELKKAETQLGAEGVVKSVVKGKVKLAPNQDALQEGEALLTVTGGDGFYVQGMVNELSLSKVQPGDTVYVMNYMNGMSYEGEVVEVSDMPQQNYGFSQNPNESAYPFTVHVGGDAELTIGDYVDISYGGGAASGGNEALYIDKMYVREENGESYVFIAVDGKLKKQTVKTGATLYGWCIEVREGLSPEDYIAFPYGKLAKNGTKVNLPDNTGDDMAWAVKR, from the coding sequence ATGAAGAAGAAATTGAGCAAAAAGATGGTTGCCGCCATCAGCATCTCGGTTGCTGCTGTAATCATCGCGGGAATTGGCGCGGCCATTGCAATTTCGGCGGGCAACGCGCGGGTGGACGTCGTCCCGGTTTATCAGATTATGAACTCCTGGATGGGGGAATCCGAGACGACGAACGGCATGGTGCAGTCTTATATGGCGCAGACCATCCCGCATAGCAAGACCAACACCATAACCAAGATATACGTCAAAGACGGAGACCAGGTGGAGATTGGCGATCCGCTGCTGGAATACGATGTAACCATGCTGGATTTGCAGCAAAGGCTCAAAAAGCTGGAAGTTCAGCGCATGGGGCTGGAACTGACGCAGCTCAAAGAGGAGCTGGCGGCGCTGAGAGGGCTGAAGCCGGGCTCTGCAAGGCTGGCAGGCGATTTTGCCCCGGCAGACGGGCTGATGCTGCTGGCGGTTGCGCCGGGGAGCGCGATCAACACAGGCGAGCTGGATGAGAATGCCCTCTACTATAACCAGACGCCTCCTGCCGGGACGGAGGTGGATCCCTATCTGTTCCTATGCGCCAAGGGCACCAAGATTCAGCAGGGTTTTCTTGCGGAAATGCTCAGGCTGGCAGCAGAGAAGGGAGATTCTGTTTTTGCGCGGGTGGAATACCGCCAGGGGGATACGCAGACGGGAGAACTGCTCTATGCGTACCGCATGGCGTTTCACGCGAACGGAGAGTTTGAATTCGATTTAGATCTTCCCGAAGTTCAGCCTCCGGCACCCTCTGCATCCGAGGAGCCGGAACCCAGCGCCGAGCCATCGCCTTCGGAGGAGCCGGAGCCCAGCCTGGAGCCTGAACCGAGCTTTGAGCCCGAGCCCAGCATTGAGCCGGATCCGGGCTATACCGCCGATGAGATTAAGCAGATGATAGCGGAGAAAGAGGCAGAGGTTCGGGAAAAGGAGCTGGCCATCAAAAAGGCCGAGCTGGAGCTGAAAAAGGCGGAGACGCAGCTGGGCGCAGAAGGCGTCGTGAAGAGCGTGGTCAAGGGCAAAGTCAAGCTGGCGCCCAACCAGGATGCCCTTCAGGAGGGCGAAGCACTGCTCACCGTGACGGGTGGCGACGGCTTCTATGTGCAGGGAATGGTCAATGAGCTGAGCTTGTCCAAGGTGCAGCCGGGGGATACGGTTTATGTGATGAACTATATGAACGGCATGAGCTATGAAGGAGAAGTTGTGGAAGTTTCGGATATGCCGCAGCAAAATTACGGCTTCTCTCAAAACCCCAACGAATCCGCATATCCGTTTACGGTCCATGTGGGCGGCGATGCAGAGCTGACCATTGGGGACTATGTGGATATCTCCTATGGCGGCGGCGCTGCCTCGGGAGGGAATGAAGCGCTCTATATCGATAAGATGTATGTCCGGGAAGAGAATGGCGAGAGCTATGTGTTCATCGCGGTGGATGGCAAGCTGAAAAAGCAGACGGTCAAGACGGGAGCGACGCTCTATGGCTGGTGCATTGAGGTCAGGGAAGGCCTCTCGCCGGAAGATTATATCGCTTTCCCATACGGCAAGCTGGCCAAGAACGGGACGAAAGTGAATTTGCCGGATAATACGGGCGACGATATGGCCTGGGCGGTTAAACGATAG
- a CDS encoding ABC transporter permease, whose translation MLENIRLAFVGVWTHKMRSCLTMLGIIIGIASIIAISSTIMGTNEQIKQNLIGAGNNAVEIQLHQNDYPIDMEGGVPQGIPTVSQQAMEEIAALDNVEAAAQFYKRNIYSSVFYGATSLSNGYLYGIDSSYLGVYGYQIRQGRGFSEADEKGAHKVALLDKDAADALFLGENPVGKTVEIQSEPYVIIGVVTQSSEFQPVINTPEDYYNYMKTSNGKVFVPMATWPVIYQYDEPQSVAVQASSTEAMSTVGKQAADVLNSYLQTGSEGPILYKGEDLLEQAKEMQDLSKSTNQQLIWIASISLLVGGIGVMNIMLVSVTERTREIGLKKALGARKGIISGQFLTEAAVLTFLGGLVGVISGIILAVVISKISLVPIAISAPTALIAVAFSVIIGLIFGIVPAMKAANLNPIEALRRE comes from the coding sequence ATGCTAGAAAATATACGATTGGCGTTCGTCGGGGTATGGACGCATAAAATGCGCTCTTGCCTGACGATGCTTGGCATCATCATCGGCATCGCTTCTATCATTGCCATTTCTTCCACGATTATGGGGACGAACGAGCAGATCAAGCAAAACCTCATTGGCGCGGGCAATAATGCCGTAGAAATTCAGCTGCACCAGAACGATTACCCCATAGATATGGAAGGCGGCGTTCCGCAGGGAATCCCAACCGTTTCCCAACAGGCGATGGAGGAGATCGCGGCGCTGGACAATGTGGAGGCGGCGGCACAGTTTTATAAGCGCAATATCTATTCCAGCGTTTTTTACGGAGCGACAAGCCTCTCCAATGGCTATCTTTACGGGATCGATTCAAGTTATCTTGGCGTATACGGATACCAGATTCGGCAAGGCAGAGGCTTTTCCGAGGCAGATGAAAAGGGCGCGCACAAAGTCGCCCTGCTGGATAAGGATGCGGCAGACGCGCTGTTCCTGGGAGAAAACCCCGTCGGCAAGACTGTAGAAATACAGAGCGAGCCATATGTGATCATCGGGGTTGTGACGCAGAGCAGTGAGTTCCAACCCGTCATCAACACGCCGGAAGACTACTATAACTATATGAAGACCAGCAATGGCAAGGTGTTCGTCCCGATGGCGACCTGGCCAGTGATCTATCAGTATGATGAGCCGCAGTCTGTGGCTGTGCAGGCGAGCAGTACGGAGGCCATGAGCACAGTGGGCAAGCAGGCGGCAGATGTGCTGAACAGCTATCTCCAGACGGGCAGCGAGGGCCCAATTCTCTATAAGGGAGAAGACTTGCTGGAGCAGGCGAAGGAGATGCAGGATCTCTCCAAGAGCACCAATCAGCAGCTCATCTGGATTGCCAGCATCTCGCTGCTGGTCGGCGGAATTGGCGTCATGAATATCATGCTGGTCTCCGTAACCGAGCGGACGCGGGAGATTGGCCTCAAAAAGGCGCTGGGCGCCAGAAAGGGAATCATCTCCGGGCAGTTCCTGACGGAGGCGGCCGTTTTGACTTTCCTGGGCGGCCTGGTGGGCGTCATCAGCGGCATCATTTTGGCGGTGGTAATTTCAAAAATATCGCTGGTTCCCATCGCTATCAGCGCGCCGACAGCTCTGATTGCAGTCGCATT